Proteins encoded within one genomic window of Candidatus Binatia bacterium:
- a CDS encoding retinal pigment epithelial membrane protein (possible pseudo, frameshifted) — protein sequence MSATGRTRNRAIRLTGFSVTECSTRCASSGGRARWYRNRWVRTPLFERGISFGDPSLPPIGPNNQSNVSCVYHAGRLLTSGEVGFPYEIDPETLSTLGVVDFDGKLRTSFTAHPKIDPETGWLHFFGYWFLPPYLTYHVADETGRIVHTEEIPVAKPTMIHSFAITERDVVFWELPVVFSLEAALAGAENPFSWQPDYGARIGILPLSGRAEDMRWVEIEPCYVFHEVNAYREGGEVVIDVCRHDAMFDGRDLGESGLDVRRWRIDTSDPELRFREEVVLDRKFELPSHDRRLTGRAHRYGWFVDSRDHPSTVELGGIGRIDYRTGELDFWEPGRSRHAGEAFFVPGGTGEGEGWLLTFVHDHVRNETVLAVLDAEHPSRGPVAEIVMPRRVPYGFHGVWVS from the coding sequence ATGTCCGCAACGGGTCGAACCCGAAATCGGGCGATTCGCCTCACTGGTTTTTCGGTGACGGAATGCTCCACGCGGTGCGCATCGAGCGGGGGTCGCGCCCGCTGGTACCGCAACCGGTGGGTCCGAACGCCGCTTTTCGAACGGGGTATTTCTTTCGGGGACCCGAGCCTCCCCCCGATCGGGCCCAACAACCAGAGCAACGTGAGCTGCGTCTACCACGCCGGGCGACTGCTGACCTCGGGGGAGGTCGGGTTTCCTTACGAGATCGACCCCGAAACCCTTTCGACCCTCGGAGTCGTCGACTTCGATGGGAAGCTCCGGACTTCGTTCACGGCGCATCCGAAAATCGACCCCGAAACGGGCTGGCTCCATTTCTTCGGCTACTGGTTCCTTCCGCCGTACCTCACCTACCACGTGGCCGACGAGACGGGCCGGATCGTCCACACCGAGGAAATTCCCGTCGCCAAGCCTACGATGATCCACTCCTTCGCCATTACGGAGCGGGACGTGGTGTTCTGGGAGCTGCCCGTCGTGTTCAGCCTGGAAGCGGCTCTCGCCGGAGCCGAGAACCCCTTTTCCTGGCAACCCGATTACGGGGCACGGATCGGCATCCTGCCGCTTTCGGGTCGCGCCGAAGACATGCGCTGGGTCGAAATCGAGCCTTGCTACGTCTTTCACGAGGTGAACGCCTACCGCGAGGGCGGCGAAGTCGTCATCGACGTCTGCCGGCACGACGCGATGTTCGACGGTCGCGATCTCGGCGAAAGCGGGCTCGACGTCCGGCGGTGGCGCATCGACACTTCGGATCCCGAACTTCGGTTCCGCGAGGAGGTCGTTCTCGACCGCAAGTTCGAGCTCCCGAGCCACGACCGGCGGCTCACGGGCCGCGCCCACCGCTACGGCTGGTTCGTGGACTCCCGCGATCATCCTTCGACCGTGGAGCTCGGCGGCATCGGCCGGATCGACTATCGCACGGGAGAGCTGGACTTCTGGGAGCCGGGCAGGTCCCGGCATGCGGGCGAGGCCTTTTTCGTCCCGGGCGGTACGGGCGAAGGGGAAGGCTGGCTTCTCACGTTCGTCCACGACCACGTGCGCAACGAGACCGTGCTCGCGGTTCTCGACGCCGAGCATCCGAGCCGAGGTCCCGTGGCCGAGATCGTCATGCCGCGCCGCGTCCCGTACGGTTTCCACGGGGTGTGGGTGAGCTGA
- a CDS encoding hypothetical protein (possible pseudo, frameshifted) encodes MNYHTLSTFRSENAEALEELFTQVLAVMMAEGLVRLRRVAQDGTRVRASAGDRSFRRRKKVEELRAEVRRQIEALRGELEAPARRSLSRRKQAAQRRALEERERRLTRALEELGALEREREGYKKGAKEPSGEPRSSTTDPEARVMRQTGGAYLPGYNVQLATDAESEVVVGVEVSQGRTDFAEAVPMLEQLERRFERLPEQYVVDTGYTSVENVEELSARGVELYGALPKRKGKPDPYEVRPRDSEAVRQLKERMRTPEGRAIYGVRARVSERVHADLKRWRTLGKIVLRGRTKVRCIVLLNVITYNLLRWFALLAAAGGS; translated from the coding sequence GTGAATTACCACACGCTGAGCACGTTTCGGAGCGAGAACGCGGAGGCGCTCGAGGAGCTTTTCACGCAGGTGTTGGCGGTGATGATGGCCGAGGGGCTGGTGCGGCTTCGGCGGGTGGCGCAGGACGGGACGCGGGTGCGAGCTTCGGCCGGGGACCGGTCGTTTCGGAGGAGAAAGAAGGTGGAGGAGCTGCGGGCGGAGGTACGCAGACAGATCGAGGCGCTGCGTGGGGAGCTCGAGGCACCGGCACGGCGGAGCCTCTCGAGGAGGAAGCAGGCTGCGCAGAGGCGAGCGCTTGAGGAGAGGGAGAGGAGGCTTACGAGGGCGCTCGAGGAGCTCGGGGCTTTGGAGAGGGAGCGCGAGGGTTACAAGAAGGGGGCGAAGGAGCCCTCGGGGGAGCCACGCAGCTCGACGACGGACCCCGAGGCGCGCGTGATGCGGCAGACGGGCGGGGCGTATCTTCCGGGCTACAATGTCCAGCTGGCGACGGACGCGGAGAGCGAGGTGGTGGTGGGGGTGGAGGTGAGTCAGGGGAGGACGGATTTTGCCGAGGCGGTGCCGATGCTGGAGCAGCTTGAGCGGAGGTTCGAGAGGCTTCCGGAGCAGTATGTGGTGGACACGGGCTACACGAGCGTGGAGAACGTGGAGGAGCTCAGTGCGCGGGGTGTGGAGCTTTACGGGGCTTTACCGAAAAGGAAGGGGAAGCCCGATCCCTACGAGGTGCGGCCCCGGGACAGCGAAGCGGTGCGGCAGCTCAAAGAGAGGATGAGGACACCGGAGGGGCGGGCGATCTACGGCGTGCGGGCTCGGGTGAGCGAGCGGGTGCACGCGGACCTCAAGCGCTGGAGGACGCTCGGGAAGATCGTCTTACGGGGGAGAACGAAGGTGCGGTGCATCGTGTTGCTGAACGTGATCACCTACAACCTGCTGCGGTGGTTCGCCCTTCTTGCGGCCGCGGGCGGAAGCTAA
- a CDS encoding HIT family protein, translated as MEPCIFCEIASGKKSAHVVHETESAIAFLDIHPLVDGHTMVVPRRHYRRLADMPDEDVRELFSAVRAVAQKVLQGTGCEDLTIGINDGPSAGQVVPHLHVHLIPRSRGDGGGNVHSIIRRPTRFSLDEMRDRIRVQEARS; from the coding sequence ATGGAACCGTGCATCTTCTGCGAGATCGCCAGTGGCAAAAAAAGCGCCCACGTCGTCCACGAAACGGAAAGCGCTATCGCCTTTCTGGACATCCATCCTCTGGTGGACGGCCACACGATGGTCGTCCCTCGCCGGCACTACCGGCGGCTTGCCGACATGCCCGACGAAGACGTACGAGAGCTCTTCTCCGCCGTTCGCGCCGTGGCGCAGAAGGTCCTCCAGGGCACGGGTTGCGAAGACCTCACCATCGGCATCAACGACGGTCCCAGCGCAGGCCAGGTCGTCCCGCACCTCCACGTCCACCTGATCCCGCGCTCGCGGGGGGACGGCGGCGGGAACGTCCACTCGATCATCCGCCGGCCGACGCGTTTTTCCCTCGACGAGATGCGCGACCGTATCCGCGTGCAAGAAGCTCGAAGCTAG
- a CDS encoding hypothetical protein (possible pseudo, frameshifted) — translation MKYGPTVRRCAHCLFERGQSFASVTGSPTLDELHRRFGVRSARPLFFERHDHEGLEATLSFYSRIAKSVRRFPRRAQRAPRGVLLPDLSNVFVLELDSPTDVLRAAREYAKDPAVVYAEPDYLVGLAFLPDDPFFASSGTWGQAYEDLWGLHRTQASDAWDVSAGAGTIVAVIDTGVDYNHPDISANIWTNPGEIPGNGVDDDGNGFVDDVRGWDFDQDDNNPMDNHGHGTHVAGIAAATGNNGFGVLGMAWQAQVMPVKGIGASGFGFDSDLAASIVYAAENGADVLNNSWGGFGSSSLIADAVETARALGAVVVAAAGNEATDVDNVFPAALDGVIAVGATEPDDTHASFSNRGDALSVSAPGVDILSLRGSNSAPTGG, via the coding sequence GTGAAATACGGTCCCACGGTCCGGCGCTGCGCTCACTGTCTTTTCGAGCGCGGGCAATCGTTCGCGAGCGTGACGGGTAGCCCGACGCTCGACGAGCTACACCGGCGCTTCGGCGTGCGTTCCGCGCGCCCGCTCTTTTTCGAGCGTCACGATCACGAAGGTCTCGAGGCCACCCTCTCCTTCTACTCCCGGATCGCGAAAAGCGTTCGCCGTTTCCCGCGCCGCGCGCAACGAGCGCCGCGCGGGGTGCTCCTGCCCGACCTCTCCAATGTTTTCGTCCTCGAGCTCGATTCCCCGACGGATGTCCTCAGGGCGGCGCGGGAATACGCGAAGGACCCCGCCGTCGTCTACGCCGAGCCCGACTACCTCGTCGGGCTTGCCTTCCTGCCGGACGATCCTTTCTTCGCCTCGTCCGGAACCTGGGGGCAGGCCTACGAAGACCTCTGGGGACTCCACCGGACGCAAGCTTCCGATGCCTGGGACGTCTCTGCGGGTGCCGGCACGATCGTCGCCGTGATCGACACGGGTGTCGACTACAACCACCCGGACATCTCGGCCAACATCTGGACGAATCCCGGCGAGATTCCCGGCAACGGCGTGGACGACGACGGCAACGGCTTCGTCGACGACGTCCGCGGCTGGGATTTCGACCAGGACGACAACAATCCGATGGACAACCACGGGCACGGCACGCACGTGGCCGGCATCGCCGCGGCGACGGGCAACAACGGTTTCGGTGTCCTCGGCATGGCCTGGCAAGCCCAGGTGATGCCGGTCAAGGGCATCGGAGCGAGCGGCTTCGGCTTCGACTCGGACCTCGCCGCGAGCATCGTCTACGCCGCGGAAAACGGTGCCGACGTGCTCAACAACAGTTGGGGCGGGTTCGGGTCGAGCTCCCTGATCGCGGACGCGGTCGAGACCGCGAGAGCGCTCGGGGCGGTCGTCGTGGCGGCGGCAGGGAACGAAGCGACCGACGTCGACAATGTCTTTCCGGCGGCGCTCGACGGCGTCATTGCCGTGGGCGCCACCGAGCCCGACGACACGCACGCATCGTTCTCGAACAGGGGCGACGCTCTTTCCGTTTCCGCACCGGGGGTCGACATCCTCTCGCTCCGCGGCTCGAACTCGGCCCCGACCGGGGGGTGA
- a CDS encoding amidohydrolase has product MNFPVVSADSHVTEPPNLYRDYMEPVWREKAPHVEFVEGVGDLYVIEGMKQPVPLGIVAAAGKPPEEIRLAGVRFEELHRGGWDPEARLRDQERDGVAAEILYPTIGMAICNHRDFDYKKACFDAYNRWIAEFCSADPERLVGIGQTAMRSPEEGIRDLERIRELGLRGVMMPGEPAVEDYDSPAYDDFYRAAVDLGLPLSFHILTTRDKLPRGPRMNAFLSVIRGCQDIMGMMVLGGVFERVPGLRVVCVEADAGWVPHFLYRMDHAYKRHRNWLPAGQELRRLPSEYFAECIYTTFQDDWVAFRTANLMNWKRLLWANDFPHSDSTWPWSQELLREHAADLTEEQREHILSKNAAELYGIDLDALRSRRRAEDSGA; this is encoded by the coding sequence ATGAATTTTCCGGTCGTTTCCGCGGATTCCCACGTCACGGAGCCTCCGAACCTCTACCGGGACTACATGGAGCCGGTGTGGCGCGAGAAAGCGCCTCACGTCGAGTTCGTCGAAGGCGTGGGCGACCTCTATGTGATCGAGGGGATGAAGCAGCCCGTGCCGCTGGGCATCGTCGCGGCAGCCGGAAAACCGCCCGAGGAAATTCGGCTCGCGGGTGTCCGGTTCGAGGAACTCCACCGCGGCGGGTGGGACCCCGAAGCGAGGCTGCGCGACCAGGAGCGCGACGGTGTCGCGGCCGAGATTCTCTACCCGACCATCGGGATGGCGATCTGCAACCACCGCGACTTCGACTACAAGAAAGCTTGCTTCGATGCCTACAACCGCTGGATCGCCGAGTTCTGCTCCGCGGATCCCGAGCGGCTCGTCGGGATTGGCCAGACGGCCATGCGGTCTCCGGAGGAAGGGATCCGCGACCTGGAACGCATCCGGGAACTCGGCCTGCGCGGTGTGATGATGCCGGGAGAGCCCGCTGTCGAGGATTACGACTCGCCCGCCTACGACGATTTCTACCGCGCGGCCGTGGATCTCGGCCTTCCGCTGTCGTTTCACATTCTCACCACCCGGGACAAGTTGCCCCGGGGTCCCCGGATGAACGCCTTTCTTTCCGTGATCCGCGGCTGCCAGGACATCATGGGGATGATGGTGCTCGGAGGCGTCTTCGAGCGCGTGCCGGGCCTCCGGGTCGTCTGCGTCGAAGCCGATGCCGGTTGGGTTCCCCACTTCCTCTACCGCATGGACCACGCCTACAAGAGACACCGCAACTGGCTTCCGGCAGGCCAGGAGCTTCGCCGCCTGCCGTCGGAGTACTTCGCCGAGTGCATCTACACGACTTTCCAGGACGACTGGGTGGCCTTCCGGACGGCGAACCTCATGAACTGGAAGCGGCTTCTCTGGGCGAACGATTTTCCCCACAGCGATTCGACGTGGCCCTGGTCGCAAGAGCTTTTGCGGGAACATGCGGCCGATCTGACCGAAGAACAGAGGGAGCACATCCTTTCGAAGAACGCGGCCGAGCTTTACGGCATCGACCTCGACGCGCTCCGATCGCGCCGTCGGGCCGAAGACAGCGGCGCGTGA
- a CDS encoding amidohydrolase has protein sequence MTEEFDVVIRGGVLVDGTGAPARRGDVGIRAGKIAAVGEVRGRASRTIDASGAMVAPGFLDVHTHYDAQILWDPMLTISPWHGVTTVIMGNCGFGIAPTRPEHRELVLRTLENVEGMSLDALFAGLGEDWPFETFPEYLDALERRGVAINVGAMVGHTPVRLYVMGEEATEREATPEEIETMRRIVAEALRAGAVGFATSKSPTHVGYAGRPVPSRAASLEEIGTLAGCLGEAGFGTMQATVGAGFFLPQFAEIYRRTSRPVSWTALLAGMLGPDGHRHVLEESAKLQAEGIQVVPQVSCRPLMFEFQFKAPFPFESMSIFRPVSAADLEGKKRIYADPDFRRAFREGGGVFAGRWEETVIADCPSRPELAERNLAQVASERGVHPVDLALDLALASNLEARFRMPILNTDERAVAELLTHPSTMLGLSDAGAHASQLCDACAPTYLLGHWVREKNVLTWEQAVRLLTSRCAEIFGIRDRGRLAVGQAADITVFDPETVGCSPLRRVYDFPGGADRLVSDASGIRAVLVNGVVLREDGKDVLDPGGRLPGRVLRGGRG, from the coding sequence ATGACCGAAGAGTTCGATGTCGTGATCCGCGGCGGCGTTCTGGTGGACGGGACGGGCGCCCCGGCCCGGAGGGGCGACGTGGGAATTCGGGCCGGGAAGATCGCTGCCGTGGGCGAGGTGCGCGGCCGGGCGAGCCGGACGATCGACGCGAGCGGAGCCATGGTCGCGCCGGGATTTCTCGACGTCCACACGCACTACGATGCGCAGATTCTCTGGGATCCGATGCTCACGATCTCGCCCTGGCACGGCGTCACGACCGTGATCATGGGGAACTGCGGGTTCGGGATCGCGCCGACGCGTCCCGAGCATCGAGAGCTCGTGCTCAGAACTCTCGAGAACGTGGAGGGGATGTCGCTCGACGCCCTGTTTGCGGGGCTCGGCGAAGACTGGCCGTTCGAGACTTTCCCCGAGTACCTCGACGCGCTCGAACGGCGCGGCGTGGCGATCAACGTGGGCGCGATGGTGGGGCACACGCCCGTGCGGCTCTACGTGATGGGTGAGGAGGCGACGGAAAGGGAAGCGACCCCCGAGGAAATCGAGACCATGCGCCGAATCGTGGCGGAGGCTCTCCGCGCCGGGGCGGTCGGGTTCGCGACGTCCAAGTCGCCGACCCACGTGGGGTACGCGGGCCGTCCGGTGCCGAGCCGCGCGGCTTCGCTCGAGGAGATCGGGACGCTCGCCGGATGCCTCGGGGAGGCGGGCTTCGGCACGATGCAGGCGACTGTCGGGGCCGGGTTTTTCCTCCCACAGTTCGCCGAGATCTACCGGAGGACGTCTCGTCCCGTGAGCTGGACGGCGCTTCTTGCGGGGATGCTCGGGCCGGACGGTCACCGACACGTCCTCGAGGAATCCGCGAAGCTCCAGGCCGAGGGAATCCAGGTCGTCCCGCAGGTGTCCTGTCGGCCTCTCATGTTCGAGTTCCAGTTCAAGGCGCCTTTTCCGTTCGAGAGCATGTCGATCTTTCGGCCGGTGTCGGCGGCCGACCTCGAGGGGAAAAAGCGCATCTACGCCGATCCCGACTTCCGGAGAGCCTTCCGCGAAGGCGGCGGGGTCTTCGCGGGGCGCTGGGAAGAAACCGTGATTGCCGATTGTCCGTCCCGGCCCGAGCTCGCCGAGCGGAATCTCGCCCAGGTGGCTTCCGAGCGAGGCGTCCACCCGGTCGACCTGGCGCTCGACCTGGCACTCGCCTCGAACCTCGAGGCGCGGTTCCGGATGCCGATCCTGAACACGGACGAGAGGGCCGTGGCGGAGCTGCTCACCCATCCGTCCACGATGCTCGGCCTTTCCGATGCCGGGGCTCACGCGAGCCAGCTCTGCGACGCCTGCGCGCCGACGTACCTCCTCGGCCACTGGGTTCGGGAAAAGAACGTGCTCACGTGGGAGCAGGCGGTGCGGCTTCTCACGTCGAGGTGTGCGGAGATTTTCGGGATTCGCGACCGGGGTCGGCTCGCGGTGGGGCAGGCGGCCGACATCACGGTCTTCGACCCGGAAACCGTCGGTTGTTCTCCCTTGCGGCGCGTGTACGACTTCCCGGGCGGTGCCGACCGGCTCGTCTCGGACGCTTCCGGCATCCGCGCGGTCCTGGTGAACGGGGTCGTTCTACGGGAAGACGGTAAGGACGTCCTCGACCCCGGAGGTCGGCTCCCCGGCAGGGTTCTGCGAGGAGGAAGGGGATGA